The proteins below come from a single Alkalispirillum mobile genomic window:
- a CDS encoding efflux RND transporter periplasmic adaptor subunit, with product MNWKRIATWSGVLLVAVVLLFLGFRPQPVWVDTSEVDEGTVRLTVEEEGKTRVMYRYVLSAPVTAHARRVEPEVGDPVAPDDVLVRLDPLVPPALDLRSERQARARVEGAESALETAREELTAARAAADFADETYQRLSRLGERGAVSAHEVDGAAAQARQTAAAVAAARYRVNTARADLEDARLALAFAGERDAAAPDVIELTAPVSGEVLARHFESARVVQPGEPILEVADTRALEVEVEVLSADAVRIRPGMPVSLQRWGGEPALAGVVRRVEPRGFTKFSALGVEEQRVLVIVDFVTAPEQWAALGDGYRVNAEFELDRREGVTRVPVSALFRDGEDWAVFVVDAGRARVRAVERGLRGGGVVEVRSGLEPGEQVIVHPDRELSEGHRVRVRPAP from the coding sequence ATGAATTGGAAGCGAATAGCCACCTGGTCCGGTGTGCTCCTGGTAGCGGTAGTCCTGCTCTTCCTCGGGTTTCGCCCCCAGCCCGTCTGGGTGGACACCAGCGAGGTGGACGAGGGCACCGTGCGGCTCACGGTGGAGGAGGAGGGCAAAACACGGGTCATGTACCGTTATGTGCTCTCTGCGCCGGTCACCGCCCACGCCCGGCGGGTCGAGCCGGAGGTCGGTGACCCGGTGGCCCCGGACGATGTGCTGGTCCGGCTGGACCCGTTGGTCCCGCCGGCCCTGGACCTGCGCAGTGAACGCCAGGCCCGTGCCCGGGTGGAGGGTGCGGAGTCCGCGCTGGAGACGGCCCGCGAGGAGCTGACGGCGGCCAGGGCGGCGGCCGATTTTGCCGATGAAACCTACCAGCGGCTGTCGCGCCTGGGAGAGCGGGGTGCGGTATCGGCCCACGAGGTGGACGGTGCGGCGGCACAGGCGCGGCAGACCGCGGCCGCGGTGGCCGCGGCCCGGTACCGGGTCAATACCGCCCGGGCCGACCTGGAGGACGCACGCCTGGCCCTGGCCTTTGCCGGGGAGCGGGACGCGGCGGCACCGGATGTCATCGAACTCACCGCGCCGGTCAGCGGCGAGGTCCTGGCCCGCCACTTTGAGAGCGCCCGGGTCGTGCAGCCGGGCGAGCCTATTCTGGAAGTAGCCGACACCCGCGCCCTGGAGGTGGAAGTGGAGGTGCTGTCCGCCGATGCCGTGCGAATCCGGCCTGGCATGCCGGTATCATTGCAGCGTTGGGGCGGGGAGCCGGCGCTGGCGGGGGTAGTGCGCCGCGTTGAGCCCCGCGGTTTCACCAAGTTCTCCGCCTTGGGGGTGGAAGAGCAGCGGGTGCTGGTCATTGTCGACTTCGTGACAGCGCCGGAGCAGTGGGCCGCACTCGGTGATGGGTACCGGGTAAACGCCGAATTCGAGCTGGACCGCCGGGAGGGTGTGACCCGGGTGCCTGTCAGTGCCCTGTTCCGTGATGGTGAGGACTGGGCGGTCTTCGTGGTCGACGCCGGTCGCGCCCGAGTGCGCGCCGTGGAGCGGGGCCTGCGGGGCGGTGGCGTCGTGGAGGTGCGCTCGGGGCTGGAGCCGGGGGAGCAGGTGATCGTGCATCCGGACCGGGAACTGTCCGAGGGGCATCGGGTTCGCGTGCGCCCAGCCCCCTGA
- the dusA gene encoding tRNA dihydrouridine(20/20a) synthase DusA — protein MSLERQIISPDNAVEGPALYNPEQATFVPDRTLSVAPMMEWTDCHARYFLRLLAPRTLLFTEMVPALAVWHNDPTRFLAYSPEEHPLAVQFGGADPEHLAHCARLAEAWGYDEVNLNVGCPSDRVQAGAFGACLMAEPDRVADCVAAMRESCRLPVTVKHRIGVDDLDNYDFLAGFVERVAAAGCQTFYVHARKAWLKGLSPKENREIPPLDYARVHRLKRDFPQLEVVLNGGITALEEIETALQEGLDGVMVGREAYGNPWALAGWDRALYGAAGAGVPDRHAAVRAFLPYVEAQLAAGARLQHLARHILGLFNGCPGGRRWRRHISEQAHKDGAGPEVIEQALALVPEGRAVA, from the coding sequence ATGAGTCTGGAGCGGCAGATCATATCGCCGGACAATGCCGTGGAGGGCCCAGCTTTGTATAATCCGGAACAGGCGACATTCGTGCCGGACCGAACCCTGTCGGTCGCACCCATGATGGAGTGGACCGATTGTCATGCGCGCTATTTTCTGCGCCTGCTCGCCCCGCGCACGCTGCTGTTCACGGAGATGGTCCCGGCCCTGGCGGTCTGGCACAACGACCCGACCCGTTTTCTGGCCTACAGCCCGGAAGAGCACCCGCTGGCAGTCCAGTTCGGCGGTGCGGACCCGGAGCACCTGGCCCATTGCGCCCGGCTGGCGGAGGCCTGGGGTTACGATGAAGTGAACCTAAATGTCGGCTGCCCGAGCGACCGGGTGCAGGCCGGCGCCTTCGGCGCCTGCCTGATGGCCGAGCCGGACCGGGTTGCCGACTGCGTGGCGGCGATGCGGGAGAGCTGTCGATTGCCGGTGACGGTGAAACACCGGATCGGCGTGGACGACCTGGACAACTATGATTTCCTCGCCGGTTTTGTCGAGCGGGTCGCGGCGGCCGGCTGCCAAACCTTTTATGTGCATGCCCGCAAGGCCTGGTTGAAGGGCTTGAGCCCGAAGGAGAACCGCGAGATCCCGCCACTGGACTACGCCCGCGTCCACCGCCTGAAGCGCGATTTCCCGCAGTTGGAGGTGGTGCTCAACGGCGGCATCACCGCCCTGGAGGAGATCGAAACCGCGCTGCAGGAGGGACTGGACGGGGTAATGGTCGGCCGGGAGGCCTACGGCAACCCGTGGGCCCTGGCCGGTTGGGACCGGGCGCTGTACGGCGCGGCGGGCGCCGGGGTGCCGGACCGGCATGCAGCCGTGCGGGCATTCCTGCCTTACGTGGAGGCGCAACTGGCGGCGGGGGCGCGATTGCAGCACCTCGCCCGGCACATCCTCGGCCTGTTCAACGGCTGCCCGGGTGGCCGGCGCTGGCGGCGCCACATCAGCGAGCAGGCCCACAAGGACGGGGCCGGGCCCGAGGTGATCGAGCAGGCGCTGGCCCTGGTCCCCGAGGGCCGCGCTGTGGCCTGA
- a CDS encoding ABC transporter permease: protein MRLPALYRMLLREFWQMRGQAAAIAVVIAGGVATLIMSLAIIDTLQQTRDDFYRDYRFGHVFASLERAPESVLARLQDLPGVQLAESRVVAAAHLELQDFPDPVAGRLQSLPDGRNSELNRLFLRTGRLPEAGRDREVVVSEAFAEAHGLVPGDRLVAVIHGRRQALEVVGVALSPEHIYQIQPGTMLPDYERYGVLWMNREALAAARDMEGAFNDVSLRLERKAREGDVIQAVDSILDRYGGRGAIGRGDQLSNRYLEEELGGLETLATLFPAIFLGVAAFLLNVVVGRLINTQRGQIGVLKAFGRSNLEVGGHYVRLVLLIVALGLVLGTGVGVWLGRGMAALYAEFFRFPYLSFHLGPRAFAIAALVTVGSALLAVALAVRRAVRLPPAVAMQPEPPPVFRATVVERLGLQRWFSQPVRMILRSLERRPVRALLGITGVAFACAILMVGRFQDAAIHHMAGVQFGLVERDDITVTFTEPTSYKAVHELQALPGVVRVEPWRSASVELRSGHQRWRLAVQGEVPGGELRRLLDENLREQPMPEHGLLLTDWLAQELGIRPGDTVELRFLEGHRETREIEVGGLIREIMGVSSYLPLETVNRLLGEGRAISGARLQLEPGYREAVVAALRERPRVAGISERDAAIDSFYENLAETVLMFTFITTLLAGSIAFGVIYNGARISLAERARELASLRVLGFSRAEVARILLGEQAVLILAGLGPGFLLGWLLYGWVARGVESDLYRVPVILTPAGMAFAALVVVIAALLSAGVVRRRLDRLDLVEVLKTRE, encoded by the coding sequence ATGCGCCTGCCTGCGCTCTACCGCATGTTGCTCCGGGAGTTCTGGCAGATGCGGGGCCAGGCGGCGGCCATCGCGGTGGTGATAGCCGGCGGTGTGGCCACGCTGATCATGTCGTTGGCCATTATCGATACCCTGCAGCAGACGCGGGACGACTTCTACCGCGATTACCGGTTCGGCCACGTCTTTGCCAGCCTGGAGCGTGCCCCGGAGTCAGTGCTGGCGCGGTTGCAGGACCTGCCCGGCGTTCAGCTTGCGGAGAGCCGGGTGGTGGCCGCCGCGCACCTGGAGTTGCAGGATTTCCCGGACCCGGTGGCCGGGCGCCTGCAGTCCCTCCCGGACGGTCGGAACAGCGAGCTGAACCGGCTCTTCCTCCGGACGGGGCGGCTCCCGGAGGCCGGGCGGGACCGGGAGGTGGTGGTCAGCGAGGCCTTCGCCGAGGCGCATGGACTGGTCCCCGGGGATCGTTTGGTTGCGGTGATCCATGGCCGCCGACAGGCATTGGAGGTCGTCGGCGTCGCCCTCTCCCCGGAGCACATTTACCAGATCCAGCCCGGCACCATGCTGCCCGACTACGAGCGCTATGGCGTGCTCTGGATGAACCGCGAGGCGTTGGCTGCCGCCCGCGACATGGAGGGCGCTTTCAACGATGTGAGCCTGCGCCTGGAGCGCAAGGCGCGTGAAGGGGATGTGATCCAGGCGGTTGATTCGATACTCGATCGCTATGGCGGAAGGGGGGCCATCGGCCGGGGTGATCAGCTCTCCAACCGCTACCTGGAGGAGGAGCTGGGGGGGCTGGAGACCCTGGCGACGCTGTTTCCCGCCATCTTCCTCGGCGTGGCGGCCTTCCTGCTCAACGTGGTGGTGGGCCGGCTGATCAACACGCAGCGGGGGCAGATCGGGGTGCTCAAGGCCTTCGGGCGGAGCAACCTGGAGGTGGGCGGCCATTACGTGCGCCTGGTGTTGCTCATCGTCGCCCTGGGGCTGGTGCTGGGGACTGGCGTGGGGGTCTGGTTGGGGCGCGGCATGGCGGCCCTGTATGCGGAGTTCTTCCGGTTCCCTTACCTCAGCTTTCACCTGGGCCCCAGGGCCTTTGCCATCGCGGCGCTGGTCACCGTCGGCTCGGCCCTGCTGGCGGTGGCGTTGGCGGTTCGCCGGGCGGTGCGATTGCCGCCCGCGGTGGCGATGCAGCCGGAGCCACCGCCGGTTTTCCGGGCCACGGTGGTGGAGCGACTGGGGCTGCAGCGTTGGTTCAGCCAGCCGGTGCGAATGATCCTGCGTAGCCTGGAACGACGGCCGGTGCGCGCGCTGCTGGGGATCACCGGGGTGGCCTTTGCCTGTGCCATCCTCATGGTAGGGCGCTTTCAGGACGCCGCCATTCACCACATGGCCGGGGTGCAGTTCGGACTGGTGGAGCGCGACGACATCACCGTGACCTTCACCGAACCCACCTCGTACAAGGCCGTTCACGAGCTGCAGGCCTTGCCCGGGGTGGTGCGCGTGGAGCCCTGGCGCAGTGCCAGTGTGGAGTTGCGGTCGGGGCACCAGCGCTGGCGTCTGGCGGTGCAGGGCGAGGTGCCCGGCGGCGAGTTGCGCCGTCTCCTGGACGAGAACCTGCGCGAGCAGCCGATGCCGGAGCACGGTCTGCTGCTCACCGACTGGTTGGCCCAGGAGTTGGGTATCCGCCCCGGGGATACCGTGGAGCTCCGGTTCCTGGAGGGGCATCGCGAGACGCGGGAGATCGAGGTCGGGGGCCTGATCCGTGAGATCATGGGGGTATCGAGCTATCTGCCGCTGGAGACGGTGAACCGGCTTCTGGGTGAGGGCCGCGCCATATCCGGAGCGCGCCTCCAACTGGAGCCGGGCTACCGGGAGGCCGTGGTGGCGGCCCTGCGCGAGCGGCCACGGGTGGCGGGCATCAGCGAGCGCGATGCGGCCATCGACAGCTTTTACGAGAACCTGGCCGAGACGGTGCTGATGTTCACCTTCATCACGACCCTGCTGGCCGGCAGCATAGCCTTTGGTGTGATCTACAATGGCGCCCGGATCAGCCTCGCGGAGCGGGCGCGGGAACTGGCCAGCCTGCGAGTGCTCGGCTTCAGCCGGGCGGAGGTCGCCCGGATTCTGCTGGGGGAGCAGGCGGTGCTGATCCTGGCCGGGCTGGGCCCGGGGTTCCTGCTGGGTTGGCTGTTGTACGGCTGGGTGGCACGAGGCGTGGAGTCGGACCTCTACCGCGTGCCGGTTATCCTGACGCCCGCCGGCATGGCCTTCGCCGCCCTGGTGGTGGTGATCGCCGCGCTGCTCTCGGCCGGGGTGGTGCGCCGGCGCCTCGACCGTCTGGATCTGGTGGAAGTCCTGAAGACCAGGGAGTAA
- a CDS encoding S9 family peptidase encodes MNDTKNLDKSPVVDQRHGHRREDPWAWLRDPDWREAMADPGRLHPEIRAWLEAENAETDRVLTPLKPLHDKLVGELRGRLCEDDRGVPMPDGPWAYYWRFRPGGEHPLICRRPRDDEDDRREQVLLDADARARDCDYYDLAAWGHSPDHRYLAFSEDRTGSEKLQIRFLDTETGELLPDCLEEVRGDFEWAADSRTLLWIEGDEEHRPRRVRRHRLGEDPGGAHPGPVLYEEADPGYFLGLGRTQSDRFLVIDCHGHGSNEQWVIPADAPDTPPRCLIPRAPEQEYAAVDHGERWILLTNHRAEDFRIVSAPLEAPGDTGQWTDLVPHHPGRLLRDVHVLRDWLVWAEMEDAQPAIRYRAWEGGETRRIDFGDEPCDLGLVAGYEYATDTLRTVWSSLTTPAEVHDHDLRDGTRVLRKRQQIPTGHDPAAYTATRTHATAPDGERVPISVVHRADLDPGPQTPLLLYAYGAYGITSEAGFSPHRLSLLDRGFVFAIAHVRGGKERGHRWYREGRREHKANTFSDTIACAEALIAQGYTGSGRLALFGGSAGGLLVGAVLNQRPELFHAAVAAVPFVDVLNTMLDASLPLTPPEWPEWGNPVEDEAAYHRIRSWSPYDNVAERRYPHLLVTAGVSDPRVTYWEPAKWVAKLREVWPADRLLLLDTNMSAGHGGPGGRFEYLHEVAQRYVFLLHVYGLAERADAANT; translated from the coding sequence ATGAACGACACAAAAAATCTGGATAAAAGCCCCGTCGTTGACCAGCGGCACGGCCACCGGCGCGAGGACCCCTGGGCCTGGCTGCGCGACCCGGATTGGCGTGAGGCCATGGCCGACCCTGGCCGGCTGCACCCGGAGATCCGGGCCTGGCTGGAGGCGGAGAACGCCGAGACGGACCGGGTGCTGACCCCGCTAAAACCGCTTCACGACAAGCTGGTCGGGGAACTGCGCGGCCGGCTGTGCGAGGATGACCGTGGCGTGCCCATGCCGGACGGCCCGTGGGCCTATTACTGGCGGTTCCGTCCCGGCGGTGAGCACCCGCTCATCTGCCGGCGGCCGCGCGATGACGAGGACGACCGGCGTGAGCAGGTGCTGCTGGACGCCGATGCCCGAGCCCGCGACTGCGATTACTACGACCTGGCCGCCTGGGGGCACAGCCCCGACCATCGCTACCTGGCCTTCAGCGAGGATCGGACCGGCTCCGAGAAGCTGCAGATCCGCTTCCTCGACACCGAGACCGGCGAATTGTTGCCCGACTGCCTCGAGGAGGTGCGGGGCGATTTCGAGTGGGCGGCCGACAGCCGAACCCTGCTCTGGATAGAGGGCGACGAGGAACACCGCCCGCGGCGGGTGCGCCGTCACAGGCTGGGCGAAGACCCGGGCGGGGCGCACCCCGGCCCGGTGCTCTACGAGGAAGCGGATCCCGGTTATTTCCTGGGCCTCGGCCGGACCCAGAGCGATCGCTTCCTGGTCATCGACTGCCACGGCCACGGCAGCAACGAGCAGTGGGTGATCCCCGCCGATGCCCCGGACACGCCACCGCGTTGCCTGATCCCCCGGGCCCCGGAGCAGGAGTACGCCGCCGTGGATCACGGGGAGCGCTGGATCCTGCTGACCAACCACCGGGCAGAGGATTTTCGCATCGTCTCCGCCCCGTTGGAGGCGCCCGGCGATACCGGCCAGTGGACCGATCTGGTCCCTCACCACCCCGGGCGATTGCTCCGGGATGTGCACGTGTTGCGGGACTGGCTCGTCTGGGCCGAAATGGAGGACGCCCAGCCGGCGATCCGCTACCGGGCTTGGGAGGGCGGCGAGACCCGCCGGATCGACTTTGGTGACGAGCCCTGCGACCTGGGCCTGGTCGCCGGCTACGAGTACGCTACCGACACACTGCGCACCGTCTGGAGCAGTCTGACCACGCCTGCGGAGGTACATGACCACGACCTCCGCGACGGGACACGGGTGCTGCGCAAGCGCCAGCAGATCCCCACCGGCCACGACCCGGCCGCCTATACCGCCACCCGCACCCACGCCACAGCCCCGGACGGCGAGCGCGTGCCCATTTCCGTGGTCCACCGCGCCGACCTGGACCCTGGCCCGCAGACGCCCTTGCTGCTCTACGCCTACGGAGCCTACGGCATCACCAGCGAGGCCGGATTCAGCCCGCACCGGCTCTCCCTCCTGGATCGCGGCTTTGTCTTCGCCATCGCCCACGTACGGGGCGGCAAGGAGCGGGGGCACCGCTGGTACCGCGAGGGCCGGCGGGAGCACAAGGCCAACACCTTCAGCGACACCATCGCCTGCGCCGAGGCCCTGATCGCGCAAGGCTACACCGGCAGCGGCCGGCTGGCCCTGTTTGGTGGCAGTGCCGGCGGGTTGCTGGTCGGGGCCGTGCTCAACCAGCGTCCGGAGCTTTTCCACGCCGCGGTGGCGGCCGTGCCCTTCGTCGACGTGCTCAACACCATGCTGGACGCCAGTCTGCCGTTGACTCCGCCGGAGTGGCCGGAATGGGGTAACCCGGTGGAGGACGAGGCGGCCTACCACCGCATCCGCAGCTGGTCGCCCTACGACAACGTGGCGGAGCGCCGCTACCCCCATTTGCTGGTGACCGCCGGAGTCAGCGACCCGCGGGTCACCTACTGGGAGCCGGCCAAGTGGGTGGCGAAGCTGCGCGAGGTCTGGCCGGCCGACCGGCTGTTGCTGCTGGACACGAACATGAGCGCCGGCCACGGCGGCCCGGGCGGGCGCTTCGAGTACCTGCACGAGGTGGCCCAGCGCTATGTTTTCCTGCTGCACGTGTACGGGCTCGCTGAAAGGGCGGATGCCGCCAATACTTGA
- a CDS encoding ABC transporter ATP-binding protein: MAAEPVFQARGVTRVYRMGDVSVHALRGVDLTLEQGEFVVLLGPSGSGKSTLLNILGGLDRPTAGEVHCAGFDLARASEADLTRFRRHVVGFVFQFYNLIPSLTARENVAIVTEIAHDPISPEEALERVGLGERMDHFPAQLSGGEQQRVAIARAIAKRPRVLLCDEPTGALDSSTGINVLRVLLDINRSFGTTTAVITHNADIARMAHRVVHFADGRIREVEQVDEPAPPEALAW, encoded by the coding sequence ATGGCAGCAGAGCCGGTGTTCCAGGCCCGGGGGGTGACCCGCGTTTACCGTATGGGCGATGTGTCGGTGCACGCCCTGCGCGGGGTGGACCTGACACTGGAGCAGGGGGAGTTCGTGGTCCTGCTCGGGCCCTCGGGCAGTGGCAAGTCCACGCTGCTGAACATCCTCGGCGGGCTGGACCGGCCCACGGCCGGCGAGGTCCACTGCGCCGGCTTCGACCTGGCGCGGGCCAGCGAGGCGGACCTGACCCGCTTCCGGCGCCACGTGGTGGGGTTTGTCTTTCAGTTCTATAACCTCATCCCCAGCCTGACCGCCCGTGAGAACGTGGCCATTGTCACGGAGATCGCCCACGATCCCATTTCGCCGGAGGAGGCCCTGGAGCGGGTCGGGCTCGGCGAGCGGATGGATCACTTCCCCGCCCAACTGTCCGGCGGTGAGCAGCAGCGCGTCGCCATTGCCCGGGCCATCGCCAAGCGCCCGCGGGTCCTGCTCTGTGATGAGCCCACCGGGGCGCTGGACTCCAGCACCGGCATCAACGTGCTGCGCGTGCTGTTGGACATCAATCGCTCCTTCGGCACCACCACCGCCGTGATCACCCACAACGCCGACATTGCCCGCATGGCGCACCGGGTCGTGCACTTCGCCGACGGCCGTATCCGTGAGGTGGAACAAGTCGATGAGCCGGCGCCACCGGAGGCGCTGGCATGGTGA
- a CDS encoding sirohydrochlorin chelatase, giving the protein MPTEVLLVDNGSLRAASTISLRRLAEGLSNRVGRPVQPVSLLHSDRAPIAALGGVPARTLEPALQARAAAGIRRFRIVPLFFGPSRALTDYLPERVTKLSQQFPDLDVRVAPPLVDLERGHDPRVARILADFVESVRDGAGTRVILVDHGSPVPAVAQVRDYVAGQLSIMLQGRVDRVVPASMERRPGTAYAFNEPLLATLLERPAFTSGRVVIAMMFLQPGRHAGADGDVARICADAEARHPALRTVMAPLVGEHPLLLEILADRLATIHSRADGSDPAPVS; this is encoded by the coding sequence ATGCCCACGGAGGTCCTGCTCGTCGACAATGGCTCGCTACGCGCGGCGTCCACTATCAGCCTGCGCCGCCTGGCGGAGGGCCTGAGCAACCGGGTAGGTCGGCCGGTGCAGCCAGTCTCTTTATTGCATTCGGACAGGGCGCCGATCGCCGCGCTCGGCGGCGTGCCCGCGCGGACGCTGGAGCCGGCGCTGCAAGCGCGCGCGGCTGCCGGCATCCGGCGGTTTCGCATTGTCCCGCTCTTCTTTGGTCCGAGCCGGGCACTGACCGACTATCTGCCTGAACGGGTAACGAAACTCTCGCAACAATTCCCCGACCTGGATGTACGGGTCGCACCGCCGTTGGTGGATCTGGAGCGGGGGCACGACCCCCGCGTCGCGCGGATCCTGGCGGACTTCGTCGAGTCGGTACGGGATGGGGCCGGTACCCGCGTCATTCTGGTGGACCATGGGAGCCCCGTGCCAGCCGTTGCCCAAGTCCGTGACTATGTGGCCGGGCAGCTCAGCATCATGCTGCAGGGGCGGGTGGACAGAGTGGTGCCTGCCTCGATGGAGCGCCGGCCGGGAACGGCCTACGCCTTCAACGAGCCACTTCTGGCCACGCTGCTGGAGCGGCCGGCGTTCACCAGCGGGCGGGTGGTAATTGCCATGATGTTCCTGCAACCGGGCCGGCACGCGGGCGCAGACGGGGACGTTGCCCGGATCTGCGCTGACGCGGAGGCCCGCCATCCCGCGCTTAGAACCGTTATGGCGCCGCTGGTGGGCGAACACCCACTGTTGCTGGAGATTCTGGCCGACCGCCTGGCCACCATCCACTCCCGGGCCGATGGATCGGATCCCGCACCGGTGTCGTGA
- a CDS encoding TatD family hydrolase → MELVDIGANLSHSSFRKDMDQVLEEAAAVGVNLFIVTGADAKSAVDGLELARRHPERMRATAGFHPHHAGDWHGESEALLRDLAADDLVVAIGETGLDFYRDISPRSVQEKVFERHLELACELGLPVFLHQREAHERFRDMVRAYRDDLVDAIAHCFTGDRRMLYDYLDMDLHVGVTGWVCDERRGQALQACVKDIPLDRLMIETDCPYLMPRNIRPRPKTRRNVPAHLPYVLDKVAELTGHSRETIAGATTANARRFFRI, encoded by the coding sequence CTGGAACTGGTGGATATCGGCGCCAATCTCAGCCACTCATCCTTTCGCAAGGACATGGACCAGGTGCTGGAGGAAGCCGCTGCGGTGGGCGTCAACCTGTTTATCGTCACCGGCGCTGACGCCAAGAGCGCGGTGGACGGCCTGGAACTGGCCCGCCGTCACCCGGAACGGATGAGGGCAACCGCCGGTTTTCACCCCCACCACGCTGGCGATTGGCACGGGGAGTCCGAGGCCCTGTTACGGGACCTGGCCGCTGATGACCTGGTGGTGGCCATCGGCGAGACGGGGCTGGACTTCTACCGGGATATCTCCCCGCGCTCGGTGCAGGAGAAGGTCTTCGAGCGCCACCTGGAACTGGCCTGTGAGCTGGGGCTGCCGGTGTTCCTCCACCAGCGGGAGGCCCATGAGCGCTTCCGGGACATGGTGCGGGCCTACCGGGACGACCTGGTAGACGCCATCGCCCACTGCTTCACCGGCGACCGGCGGATGCTTTACGACTACCTGGACATGGACCTGCACGTCGGGGTGACGGGCTGGGTGTGTGACGAGCGGCGGGGGCAGGCCCTGCAAGCGTGCGTCAAGGACATCCCCCTGGACCGGCTGATGATCGAGACCGACTGCCCCTACCTGATGCCTCGCAATATACGGCCGCGCCCGAAGACCCGGCGCAACGTGCCCGCCCACCTGCCCTACGTGCTGGACAAGGTAGCGGAACTGACCGGGCACAGCCGCGAGACCATCGCCGGGGCCACCACCGCCAACGCCCGGCGTTTCTTCCGGATCTGA
- a CDS encoding class I adenylate-forming enzyme family protein, with product MSQDYEQLPMNWVGDWAGRRAALTPDKPAICDPDAGPPLTYAEMNERADRTGQWLMGALGLKPGERVAVLCRNRLELVDLYLACGKTGVVLAPLSFRLAAPELEDLLARIAPRAFLQEEALDELAEALTLPDSVAHRLRLDDAGGAWQRGPLAAPAKPANRPLAMRDPFLYIHTGGTTGKPKICPISHRQMTWNAIDILATSGGALGPQRELVTFPFFHVGGWNTLTPVYYAGGYSVILRQFDPGRALALISEQGISHFGAVEAMLQMMSAHPDFAAADLRTLEGITTAGASCSETTMRPWVARDIPVAQSYGLTEGGPSNFMLVTDGLDADTVWAQRHSIGQSMFHTDYRITDPEDGAPVKPGDTGVLEVRSPHAFDGYLDDTGRTANVLKPDGWIWTGDLARADAQGRVTLMGRADNVFVSGGENIAPEEVERVLTDYPGVKAAAVAGVADARWGQVPGALVVRTDPGVDARALTEHAEQHLARYKRPRHWRFVDAMPLTGAGKIDRKRVANILKQSE from the coding sequence ATGTCACAGGATTACGAGCAACTGCCCATGAACTGGGTGGGGGACTGGGCCGGGCGGCGCGCCGCGCTTACGCCGGACAAGCCCGCCATCTGTGACCCGGATGCCGGGCCGCCGCTCACCTATGCCGAAATGAATGAGCGAGCCGACCGCACCGGGCAATGGCTCATGGGGGCCCTGGGCCTGAAGCCGGGGGAGCGGGTGGCCGTGCTTTGTCGTAACCGACTGGAACTGGTGGACCTGTACCTGGCCTGTGGCAAGACCGGCGTGGTCCTGGCGCCGCTCAGCTTTCGCCTGGCCGCGCCGGAGCTGGAAGACCTGCTGGCGCGCATCGCGCCCCGCGCTTTCTTGCAAGAGGAGGCGCTGGATGAGCTGGCCGAGGCGCTGACACTCCCCGACAGCGTGGCGCACCGGCTCCGGCTGGACGACGCGGGTGGGGCCTGGCAGCGGGGCCCGTTGGCCGCGCCCGCCAAGCCGGCCAACCGCCCGCTGGCCATGCGTGACCCCTTCCTTTACATCCACACCGGCGGGACCACGGGCAAGCCGAAGATCTGCCCGATCAGCCACCGCCAAATGACCTGGAACGCGATCGACATCCTGGCCACATCCGGTGGGGCGCTGGGGCCGCAACGGGAACTGGTTACCTTCCCGTTCTTCCACGTGGGCGGCTGGAACACGCTCACCCCGGTGTACTATGCCGGCGGTTACAGCGTGATCCTGCGGCAGTTTGACCCGGGCCGGGCGCTGGCGCTGATCAGCGAGCAGGGTATCAGCCATTTCGGCGCGGTAGAGGCGATGCTGCAGATGATGAGCGCTCATCCCGATTTTGCCGCTGCCGATCTGCGCACGCTGGAGGGCATCACCACCGCTGGCGCCTCCTGCAGCGAGACGACCATGCGGCCCTGGGTGGCGCGCGACATTCCCGTGGCGCAGTCCTACGGGTTGACGGAGGGCGGGCCCTCCAACTTCATGCTGGTCACCGACGGCCTGGATGCCGATACCGTCTGGGCCCAGCGCCACAGCATCGGTCAAAGCATGTTCCACACCGACTACCGCATCACCGACCCGGAGGACGGGGCGCCCGTGAAGCCCGGCGATACCGGCGTGCTGGAAGTGCGCAGTCCCCACGCCTTTGACGGGTACCTGGACGACACGGGCCGCACGGCGAACGTACTCAAGCCCGACGGCTGGATCTGGACCGGTGATCTGGCGCGGGCCGATGCGCAGGGGCGGGTCACCCTGATGGGACGGGCTGACAACGTCTTTGTGTCCGGCGGAGAGAACATCGCCCCGGAGGAGGTGGAGCGGGTGCTGACTGATTACCCGGGGGTCAAGGCGGCGGCGGTGGCCGGGGTGGCCGATGCCCGCTGGGGTCAGGTGCCGGGGGCGCTGGTGGTGCGCACCGACCCGGGCGTGGATGCCCGAGCGCTGACCGAGCACGCCGAACAGCACCTGGCCCGTTATAAGCGGCCGCGCCATTGGCGGTTTGTCGATGCGATGCCGCTGACCGGGGCTGGAAAGATTGACCGCAAGCGCGTGGCCAATATATTGAAACAATCTGAATAA